GTGATTTGTCTCcttcaaacacttcaactttgTCGATATTCTTCCAGAGAGGGGTGGGTCACGTTAAGGCTGCCCCGTGAATAGAAGAAGCTGCATCTGAAGGGTGCATTTGTGAACGTGAATCTTGCCCATTTTCAAGCCCAAGAACTGAAAGAGCTGAACTGGTAAAACATGCATCAAGATTCAGTAGCTGACAATACTTCAAAGATTGCATAACGAAGTGTCTGTTTGATTTTAGAGGACGTACTTTGGTAGAGAAGCTCTGATGGCTGGCTGATTCGCATAAGCAGTAAGAGAAGGTCTTAGATCAGGAAACTTCTTCATGATACTTTCGAGTTGAGGCATTGGTAActgcaaaaacaaaaccaaaagagTCGTTTAAAATTCCTGTAAATATACTTAACTTGTACTAGTATATTCTTCTATTACGTTTCTTGTACCTCCAACAAGACAGGGAAAGAATGTGGTTGTGTCTGAGACACACATTTCAAGAAACCAGGCCACAATTTTGGCAGTCTCCAGATCTGCATCCAAAAAGACATTCCATCATAACCACACTAGAGGGGAAATATATCTCAAAGCTGATCCTTTTATTTGAGCTTAAAATTTACTCACCTGCCTACTCACCAACTTGGAAAGGATTTCCATGACAACGTCAACCTGGACAAACAGAAAACTTCTTTATTCTGACCAAAAGAATCCAGActttgacctataacttaaaccAAAgacttggaaaaaaaaaacgattttgttGTATATTCCTGCTTAACATGATTGCCAAATAGACTTGCTAGCTACATGTTAGTCCTCATGATAGGAACCAAAGATTCTCAGATAATCTTGTGCGTGATATGAATTCTCTCTAGTCTCTATATCCTTATTTACGAAAATACTTAGTATTTATGTCAATCTTATTCACTTTTCCTAGAGTGTACTTctactttttattataaatgaGTCTGAGTCTCATATGTGAGACTTATCCAAGTAAGAGAGAGCTTCGGAATAAGGAAACAAATATATGTTACTTTGATTCAGTTTTTTAAAAAGAGCTTTTGTTTCTTACGTCACTTTGTTCTTAACTTTACCCAGTACGACACTTACCAGTGTTGGAAAAGCATCGATTGCCTGAATTACTGTTCTCATGAAGAGCAAAGGCAGAGGTGTTCGATTAACCTGAAACCAAAAAAGTATCACAGATGTGAATATCTAAACCATTAGTTCTTTTCAAAGATATGTTCGCTTTTGACATACCATCTGACCCAGCGCCTTTGCTAAGACTTGCTGCGTGAAAACAGTGCGTTGTTCAAAGCAAGCTGAACATGCATCTGTTATCTACAAACAACACAGCCAAATGAGACTCTGTTAACACGAGAGAGAGTAGATAAAACAGGTAGCACACTTGCAAAATTTCATAAAGGGTCCATTTGCAAACAGATTAATCAGGTCTATATCAAGATTCAAGACTAACATCTAACTAGTCAGTTTCTAGTTGGCACTAGTTAACATCTAGCCTCCTATGACATGAGAATGCATCATCGACCTTGGCATAAACAGCTTGCATGAAAATAGCAGGAAATAAAAAAGAGCATTTGGTATAATCATCCAGGGGCCCTCACGCTACCATCACTCTTTGGAATGTTAAGAATAAAGATCAAGCTAATTAAGCAAAGAAGAAGGCTGATTGAACCTCCTATAATTATCTGATAGATGTACGGACCTAAAACTAATGGTTATTCCATAATCCCCACCTCTTTTGAATCTACTAAATAGATAGGGATGGTAACGAAAGCATTTGAAGTGCAGGCAACAAGGCCCAAACAAGATGAAAAGTCAGGACATACCTTTTTCAGTGGTGGCCCATTCTTCTCAGGAACAACATCGTGGATAGCAATCAGTACCTCGGCAGGTGTGAGGGCAGGGCCGGTGTGAGCAGAACCCTATCCCAGATATAACAAAAAGGATTTGCCAAGTTGTTACAGCGGAAGAAAGTATATAATCCGACAGAGAGAGAAACACTTCTCAGACAAAAAAAGATCACCGTATGAATTTCAAATAAGAAACTAAAACCAACAATGCATGGAACGAATTATATGCAACATTGTTCCAAGATATATAATTAGAGGATGAACTACGAGAATATGCAGATACCTGTAATATATGAGCTAGTGCAAGTTGGAACTTCTCAGGTGGAAGATTAAGAAGCGGGGGAAAGATAGGCAGAACCTGTTACATCCAAAAAGAATGTCTGTCATAAAAGGTAATGAATTGCTACAACTGATGAGCAATTTATAAGACCAGACAATTTCCAGATTCCATGGTTACTGGTACTAATTTATTTCCACATTTTCGGAtaggtaaaaggaaaaaaattgcAAGTCCTCATCCCCCCTTTCACTTAATAAGTAGTAAAAAATTACCTCGTCTTTAGTGAGTGAAGAAAGCAATGGGATAAGAATTGAAACATCCTGCCGAACACACTTCTTTGTTAAGGCTTTGCAATGttgattttcataaatatatacatacactgATACAAAAAATATGTACGAGAGAGCTCTTCATAACAAATCAAACCTTTAGCTTCGTTTCATATAGATGCTTTACAGTAGTAATCAAATCCGACGAAGGTGCCAATTCTTGTGTCAATATTTGCAATACCTTGACAATAAACAACGAGCACGattcaaaattacaaaataattttaaggcCAACGTGGATTTACGACAAGGAAACACCGAAGCCACTTACCAATGTCAATAAATTTTCACTTCCCTTAGGAGGATCAGATATTATATGGAGCAGTTCCTTATAAGATGAACCTAATTCTCGTATCAAGATGGGAATATGACGATGAAAAGCCTGAACAATTTCAGAAAGTTACCAATATAAGTCAGTTCGGTGTTTGTGAATATGTTTTACTCCCACTACAACTCAGATAATTTTTATGTACCATGCCACACGTGACTCACATAAGTGGCTTGAGAATTTATAAGGGAGGGAGGCTAACTCACCTGGATAACTGTTTTTGGAGCTTTCCCGTAAACTTCAAAGACAAGTCGTAGGAGACTAGGTTTCTggaaaaaaatcacaatatttCTCTCAGAACAATGGAAATACTTTACGAAAAGAAGATTGTGAGATTCAGGAGCAAACCTTTTTACATAGAGCAAAGAATAGAGAAATAAGTCTCTGAGCTTCAGCAAATGATAAAACAGAAGCATCACGAGAAGTTTGTAGATCCTGCTGAGAGTGAGTATCGGAGGTTCTAGAAGATGGAGAGTCGCTTGTCGAAGTTATCTGACTTTTAGCCTGAAAATCAGTGTAAGCAACTCAACCCACAAAAATAGTCAAGGTTTGGAAAACTAGAGCATGTCCATTTCAACGACTAGGCAATCCTCACGAGGGAAAATTTAGAGCCTTACAAGAACATGCACAAAGAGTAGCTGGCATCTATTAAGTTCTAAGAGATAAgcctttttatatattattcaaagAATAAGCTAAACGCCCTCAAGAGAATTATTAATGGCTTTTGGATCTTTACTTCCTTTCCAACAATGATACTCAACTACCAGATTAGACCATACGCTGTTACCTCTGTTTTAATTCCTTCTGCAATAAAACCAGTCTGTGAGAGATCTGCCTCAGAGTTCACAGCAGTCAGCAGCATATCTGTTGCAAACTTCTCAACATGCTCTGATGTGTATGTAAGGTGATATAGTTTGTTCGTGACCTGTGCATGCATTTGAGAAAATATACATATGAATTTCTGTAACAGTAGAAAATAAGAACCATATTTTTATCTGGGACTAATTTCCTTACAAGTCGGATGGCTTTTGCACGAATGTCTTCTTCGGAATGAACAGAACACTGCGATAACAGGATTAAGACATGCGTTAGAAAACATGGAAAAATCAGTAGGACCATATATATGACCATGAATTTAAGTATGAAGATAAACATAAAATCTCAAGCACAACATTCCTTTCTGGGGCTTAGAGATCAGAACACAACGTTTATGTAATTGCAACTTTCTCAACATTCCTCATAATAATTGCAATGTTAAAAGTTTCAAAACTTCATAATGTAACCAGTATACATGGCAAATTTCATTTCATGctctgttgaaaaaaaaaacttataacaaGCCAAAGGACTTCTAAGTGGTAAACTAAGATAAATAGAGCTGGAAAATCCTCACTGCAGTAAACAGATTAACTTGACCAATTTCAAGCAACGGATCTAATATGCTCCAACTGTTTCGTGGATTAGTCAACTGGAGGCTTCAGTTGGAAATTTTACAGGCAATATGTAGAGATTCAAGTTCTGACGAAGGAACTATCTAGCCACTTTAAAACTTAAATTATCTGAATTCCCGTATTTTCCATCACTGAGACTATAAAATAACACACCAATGTGACAAGGTTTGTAAGAAACAAGAATAAGAAAGTCTGGCTACCGATACTTACATTCAATGCTATGGCTAAGAATGCTTTTCGCTCATTTGGACGCACTAGAATTAAGCTCCAAACAGCACCAAGCCCTTGGGTAACACGCTCACTATCACTGATTTCTCTTCCAGTTGGATCATGACGAGTGGAGCAGAGTTCATCCAGTAGCTTTATGGCAGAATCAGGTAGATGTGGAGCTTCCCCAAAAAGTCTGCTGAAAGACTTGTCGGAAGCAGGAAGAGCATCCAGAAATAATCTTGCCTACAGCAAGTACCTTAATAAGCGAAATTCAGAAACAAGAAATggaagaagttgaataaatgctCACCACTGTTATGAGAAAATTTTCATACACAGCAGAATAGGAAGAGGTTTCATCTGTGTCCAGATTCGCCATTGAATGCAGATGGTACAAAACATGTAAAACAAGTTCATGCCCCTAGAAACAAAGAAGCAAACAGATTAGGGTTTCGTCTAGACATATGGTAGACTATCGGCTATTAGCTACAATGATTATGACAGCCAATACATTCTCGGATATGGGAAAAGAGATtcaaaatccaaaacaaaataatagaaTGACGGCTGAGTTTAATGAACACTGCAGTCAAATACGTACCTTGAATTCCCGATGATCCACACTGATATGCTCTCTTAGTATGGCTACAACATCATTGCCAGCACCGATCTGGAAATGGtatcataaataatatttatgctTGTAAACAAAAGAATTAAAGAAGAATTTTTAAAAGGATTCCATAGGGATAAAGCCAAAAGATGGAAATGGTAGCTAGAGTTGAAGGCAAAACTACAAGTAACAAGTATCAAAGAGGGGCTCACTTTAGCAATCAATCGGGCAATCAATGGCATGCGTATCTTGTTACAATCAAACCCGCAGACATGTCTATTTGATTCAATTATCCTTTCTAAAGCCAACTTTCCAACGGTTTTGCTTTGCTCTGTGGTAAGTTCAACATATGATGGAACAGATGCCAACTCTCGGTAGCTTTCCTCTTCTGCAGTGGCGTCTGACGCAGCAGGGGGTTGTAGATCAAAATCTGGGCCTGATTCCAAAGGCGAATGTTGATCAAAATCTGGGATAGACGCCAGATCATCCCTGcactttgtttctctgaagccTTCATCATCCCTGCAAGGAGATACTGGAATGCCCTTTGAGGGATAAACGCACTCGCTGGGAGCAGTCAACAAATCCTCTCTGCAATCAGGCTGATCAATTATTTTGATAACTGAACTTCCCACCACCTTGTTTTGGCTATGCTCTATTGTTGTTGGATGCACTGAACTACTAGCCCCTGCCGTGACAGCAGGAACCGAAAGTGGATTGCTCGGTAAGCTCGAGATGTCCATCTGAACTGGGATTGGTTCTTTACCTTCACTTACAGGCAGTGATGTTGGTGCCACAGATGAATTTGAACGTCTTGGATCTATGCGACGGGGATCCTGCATAGCTACGTGTAAGTtatcttggaaaaaaaaaacattaaaaataaaatcaagcGGCAAATGGAAGCTTATACCCTTCTTGGGTCGCGTCTAGGGTCGGCAACTGCGCTATTCAAACTAGGCACATCGGCAAATGATAACCCCGCCGGAAGGGTTGGATCAAAAGGAAGTTGTGGCAGAAGAGTCGGGGAACACACGGAATCCACAATATCTGCCGGAGTAGCCAGTGTAGTTGTTAATTTAGGAGGGCTACTAGGCAAGTGTTTCATGCTTGTTATTACAATATCAGCAAGCATATCTGGATGGAGCTGAGAAATGAGAATATCAAGTGATGCAGCTCCTCTGTCTCCTTCAGCAAGCAAAGCACCAATCATAGAAACCATTTGTTCCACTGGAGTCGGCTCACTGTCCGAAGGATGGTTTGCAGGGGATATGCCATTGATAGAGACCGGTCCATGTGGAGAATCACTTATTTTAACTTGCGGAGTCAAATGCATGTTAGTATTATGGCGTAAGCGCTTCGGAGCAGCCTCTCCATTGATTGTATCATCTTCACCCTGGGACATTTTTCGTTTCTTTGACAAATCCCAAGAATTTGGGTGACTAATCGCCTGGTTACTCTGAAAGTAGGTTCATCATGAGACGTTACTGGTCACAGTGATCAAAGCTGACGTAGAGGCATATAAGCTTAggaaagaaagaataaaaagtATTACCTTGCCTGACCAATTTTCACGTGCAAAGCGCTCATTATTTCTGATAAATTTATCAACTTGACGGACAGCTTGATCAGCAACATCTGAAGCATTCATTGCTCGAAGCGCTCTAACAAGCTTGTCTCTTGACTATAAACTCATAGAAAATAATTAtctcagtaacaaaacaaatatcaccaaaaaaaaatagagatatgAGACTTTCTATGATTTGATCAAGCAAACACTTCTTTCAACTCTGTTCTACCTACTACGAGGCTTCACTGCATGGAATACCACTTAATACATGCCTTTTTCGAGCAGTCATTGAAAACCTTTCTTAAGGAAAACAAATGCGACACAAAAAGGTATGCCCAATCATAGAGTACACAAACGAAATAACAACATCAAAGGTTTATAATTTGACCAGAAAGCCTGAAACGATTAAGGAATGTCTCCGACATGAGGGAGCTTGGCTCTATGAAATATGACCGAATATTCCCAAAAAGAGGTCTTTTGTTTCCAGCCTTTATATGCAAGACAGATTGCTATATAGCTATAACACTGCTGGACCTATAGAAACCTCTAATGAACGGATCAATAATAAGCAAAATCAATTGAATTTCAGTAGAGActaaaatgataattaaataaaacaaacccACAACAATAGTTTCATTAGTAGTACATATACTTAGAATTGATGTTTAACAACGATTTCAAGTGATATTccgaaagaacaaaaaaaaacagggaAGAACTGAGGAGTAAGAGATGAGCCAAATCTAGATATACTGCAGAGAGAAATAAGACAATAAAGTATGAACGCTCTACCTCTATCATAGGTGAGGAAGTACATCTAAGAAATCCCAGTAAGGCAGTTCTAATGGAATACTGAACGCTTGCAGCATGGCACCCCTTTACTGTCACAAGATTTGGGTGAAAATCCAGCAGAACAGAAAGGACAGTGTTGTAGTGGACAGGCCTCTTCCTCGCTACCACCGCAAGACTGAAAGATAAGCTACTATCAGATAAGAGACCAGTGCTTACacagaaaatattcaaaattgcAAATGGTTCAGGTTTGCTTCTAAAAGCATGTCCTAATGGATCACTGCACATCTCAGCAAACAAAAGAATAACACTTGCGTCAAAGAAACTTCCCTCAGGTTCTTCCTATGCAATTATTATCTAACGTACGAGATACTAGAGTTTAAATATAACTTTAACTAGCAACGATTCCTGTGAGAAACTTTCCTCATGATTCTGCAGCATACAACACCAACAATAAGCTCCTTAACAGTAAAACTTTGCTCAGGCAAACTTTTTACATATCCCATTATCAAGTTTGAGAAATCAGAGATTGTGTCCTGTAAACATATCAACATAAACAAATCTCTTCAAAGCTAGCATATCCTAAAGAATTCCTCCAATTACAATAAGATGATCTATTTCACATTTTCTTACTTTAAGACATCTTCATCAATAAAAGGTCAAGTAAAACCGAATGAAAAATCAATCTCTGAACAATGTCTTTCCTCTCAGAGTTTAACATTAATCTATTTTACATAGATAACAAGTCCCAGACATTAAAAGTTAATATCAGTTCAAAAATCAATCATCTGTTAGGTAAGTACTAGGTTTTGAAAAGTTCGCCAAAAATGACACTAAGCATAGATAATTTCCCATGTTAAGCTAACGGTGCCCCCAAACAGAAAGGAACCTTGATAGTTCAAAGTGACTAGAGATATGCCACCTACACAGGACACAACAACTACGAGATCACTTTTATCTCGATCTTAAGAACAAGACATGACATAAGATCAAGCAGGAAAATATATTCAACCCATCATCATCAATATCCACCAAAAATATATGGAGAAGATATATTAATATGCAAGTAAATATAAGCTTGAATTCAGCATAAAGAAATCTCTGATTGCCATATTATAATGTGCGTAATATTGTAGTGTATACATTTTCAATATCCCAACATCACAGTCATAAGTAATATTATATACAACCAGTTCacataaccaaaaaaaacttcCCTCTACCACGTTTCAGCGTTACTTGGAAACAGCATTTCTAACTACCATCTGACCATTCTATTCGTTGTTTGATGTCCGTATGACTTGTATATTGGAGCTCCACAGTACCCAAAAATTGCAGGCGCCATAAGCCCAGGTAACTGTCAGTATCCAATAACTGATGCAGCTTCAACCGAGCCATTTTCCCCCGGACTATGATTCAGTTAGCTGCAACTATATCATATGGGTTGAACTGGTGATATGACCTGTCTCCATGCTTTATCTCTCTCAACCAAAAGTTTAGTAGACgcataaaaatggaaaacagCAGTTTATTCCCCCTGGTGTTATTCGTCTAACAAAGCTTATTTGATTATGAAACTGCTTAAAAGCGGAAGATCATTTCTTATTGTTGTTTCTCAAAAACATGAGACAAACATCAAACTTATGCAAAAGATACTAGTAATATCACCCCATCATACGCTTAACAACACATATCATTGCAGCAAGACACATTCTGCATGGTTCGTTTTATCACCAACATGCAGGTTACCAAGCAAAACAATGGGCAATCATTTTGATCTAGCTATCAGGTTACATCTAGCTATCAGGTTACCAAGCAAAACTAACACCATGAAGAATATAAAGCAAATCGAATACACAAGAATAGCGGGATTCAGACAGAAACATACCAACTAACAACAGCTACCGTCAGTGCACCCGGTAAACGACCAGCCGACTGTACGAGATCTTGTAAGATACCAAACGTTCTATTTGCTTCAGACATAAGCGTTACTGAATTTAGAATGGGGTGACCGCCAGCAAGCCAGGATATGTTAAACATCTGCCTACTCCCTGTAGTAGAATAGTAAAAGTTGACATGCccataaacaaaaatacaaaatgaaCAAATCATGTATCGCGCTATTCCAGATTCTACTGCATGATTAGACCGCAATACCTTCGTTGGAAAAATTCTCAGGATCAGATGCATCAGGAGTAAATAGCAAAATAAATGTCTCCATAAACTTTAGCGCCAAAACTTTCACCCCTACGCTACCAGGCTATCATGAAAGAAACAGCAGACTTAAATTAGAATTAGAAAACCTTAAAATTGACAGAGAAGCAGAGCAAATACTCAACCAAAAAACATTCCTCAAGAGAGcaacagacaaaaaaaaaattaggctaTACACAGCCAGTATACCTCCAATGCAGTAGAAAAGACAACATCTTTGAACTTAACCATCCATGTCCATAGTTCCCCAACCCAGCGATCAACTTTACCACGGTGATGAAACTGTATCATCAATAATAACACATATCAGTGAGAGAGAAAAAAGGGAATCACATCCATCGCTGTGGGGAATATACAGGAACACTCACAAAAGCCTCCAAGATCTACTAACATATAAAAGTAATAAACACCACCAATTCAGCACAAAAGTAAAGAGAAAGGGATAAACAAATCCAAAACAAAATCACCAAGCTAGCACTGCTTTACTATCTTCAAAATAGTAGTACCAATATAAAACCAACCAAAGCTTTGAAAAAGGAAACAATAATTGGCTTTTAACTGAATCTTAAAGGCAACTACGAgaatgtaaaataataaatctgCAAACCTGCATTGCCATCTCCTCCAAGATGCTGCAATAGAAAGCTGTGCCAACAGAAACAGCTTTCTTTGCAACAATCGGATCCTCATCCCTTGCTAAGACTAGTAAGACAGTCACTAGAGCATAAGAATGATCCATCATCCTCAAACCAACCTCCTCAATGATCCTGTCACCCAAAATGAATTCAATCAACCACAGAAGAACCCTAAACACAATCTTCTGACGAGTTcgtaagagaagaagagaatctACGCTATGATTTGGTTAAGGACTCACTCGAGAAGGGATTTGCGAACCAGGATTTCACGAGACGAGTGGAGTTCTGTGAGATAGGGGAAAATCTCGGCGGAGAGAGAGGGGTCGAGCGATAGCAATATCTCCTTCACCTGTCTGAGAGACGAGAGCTTCACTGCCAAATCGCCGTGGTTGTTGGCagcggcgaggagagagagcgCCTGCGTCCTGGCTGTCGCGGCAGCCATCGCTGAATTGGAGATTGGGGTGGCGGAATTATCGAAGGGGGTGATAACTGTGCCTCTTCTCGCGGTGGTTTTCTCTTTTAGGGTTTTGAaggttgaggaagaagaagaagaaaaatctcGGCGACACGGGAGGAGCTCAGAGCAATTAGGCGTAGAGAGGCGGTCACACacgagaaaaaaagaaaaagcgaGATGGCACACACCCTGTCGTTTTATGTCTGGGAAGTTGCAATGAGCGCTGTTTATGTTACGTAACCAATCTCGTTTAAACCGTTGAATTGCAAATTCTGCTTTTAGTTCTAGCTAGACACACGGTTTTAGCACACTTGCGTTTGGTAATACACAGCTGAATCACGCTTCTTTCCTGATTATCAAATTTTCACGCAAATCACATTTCTTTATCGATTAATTGGTCTCATGCGTAACCAATCTAGTAACAGAATTTTAGCACAACTTAGTTTTTTAAGCTAGTTAgtaacacaaaatcaaataggAAACGTCTACCGGAATGGAGCTTGTAGGTTCCTCTGAGTGACATTCCAGTCAGCTAGGAGCAATCATGCATCACATATCAGAATTTGTCATTCATAGTACCTAATATATTAGTGCAAGAAAAATCTGGACTAATATCTCCTCGTTTCTTATTCCATTGT
The sequence above is drawn from the Brassica napus cultivar Da-Ae chromosome A8, Da-Ae, whole genome shotgun sequence genome and encodes:
- the LOC106367907 gene encoding symplekin translates to MNASDVADQAVRQVDKFIRNNERFARENWSGKSNQAISHPNSWDLSKKRKMSQGEDDTINGEAAPKRLRHNTNMHLTPQVKISDSPHGPVSINGISPANHPSDSEPTPVEQMVSMIGALLAEGDRGAASLDILISQLHPDMLADIVITSMKHLPSSPPKLTTTLATPADIVDSVCSPTLLPQLPFDPTLPAGLSFADVPSLNSAVADPRRDPRRDPRRIDPRRSNSSVAPTSLPVSEGKEPIPVQMDISSLPSNPLSVPAVTAGASSSVHPTTIEHSQNKVVGSSVIKIIDQPDCREDLLTAPSECVYPSKGIPVSPCRDDEGFRETKCRDDLASIPDFDQHSPLESGPDFDLQPPAASDATAEEESYRELASVPSYVELTTEQSKTVGKLALERIIESNRHVCGFDCNKIRMPLIARLIAKIGAGNDVVAILREHISVDHREFKGHELVLHVLYHLHSMANLDTDETSSYSAVYENFLITVARLFLDALPASDKSFSRLFGEAPHLPDSAIKLLDELCSTRHDPTGREISDSERVTQGLGAVWSLILVRPNERKAFLAIALNCSVHSEEDIRAKAIRLVTNKLYHLTYTSEHVEKFATDMLLTAVNSEADLSQTGFIAEGIKTEAKSQITSTSDSPSSRTSDTHSQQDLQTSRDASVLSFAEAQRLISLFFALCKKKPSLLRLVFEVYGKAPKTVIQAFHRHIPILIRELGSSYKELLHIISDPPKGSENLLTLVLQILTQELAPSSDLITTVKHLYETKLKVLPIFPPLLNLPPEKFQLALAHILQGSAHTGPALTPAEVLIAIHDVVPEKNGPPLKKITDACSACFEQRTVFTQQVLAKALGQMVNRTPLPLLFMRTVIQAIDAFPTLVDVVMEILSKLVSRQIWRLPKLWPGFLKCVSQTQPHSFPVLLELPMPQLESIMKKFPDLRPSLTAYANQPAIRASLPNSALSVLGLENGQDSRSQMHPSDAASSIHGAALT
- the LOC125574790 gene encoding uncharacterized protein LOC125574790 yields the protein MAAATARTQALSLLAAANNHGDLAVKLSSLRQVKEILLSLDPSLSAEIFPYLTELHSSREILVRKSLLEIIEEVGLRMMDHSYALVTVLLVLARDEDPIVAKKAVSVGTAFYCSILEEMAMQFHHRGKVDRWVGELWTWMVKFKDVVFSTALEPGSVGVKVLALKFMETFILLFTPDASDPENFSNEGSRQMFNISWLAGGHPILNSVTLMSEANRTFGILQDLVQSAGRLPGALTVAVVSWYVSV